Proteins from a genomic interval of Lacticaseibacillus pabuli:
- a CDS encoding D-2-hydroxyacid dehydrogenase yields the protein MKLASFGTRSDEVQFLNEWAARTGNEIEQFTETLNEDTIDNVSDGVVGITGFQTVPYSAELFKKMAARGIKFLSIRNVGLDNIDLQGAQAAGVRVSNVPAYSPSAIAEFAVTMVMHLARNLGQVEQHLANNDYNGAMHYMGREIGQSTVGVVGTGRIGRAAIQIFRGFGAKVIAYDPYPVKNSDIDYVTVDELLAQSDIIDLHVPGLPENTHMIDAAAFDKMKDGVIIVNTARGNLIDTKALLAALRSGKVAGAGIDTFEYEEQDLLNLEKEGSFNDPIWDEMLKMPNVVLSPHIAYFTATAVRNMVEFSLANLTSFINDGTAKNEVAYK from the coding sequence ATGAAACTAGCATCTTTTGGGACCCGTAGCGACGAAGTTCAGTTTCTTAACGAATGGGCAGCGCGGACCGGCAACGAGATTGAGCAGTTTACGGAGACGTTGAACGAAGACACCATTGATAATGTAAGTGACGGCGTGGTCGGCATTACTGGCTTTCAAACGGTACCATATTCTGCAGAACTGTTTAAGAAAATGGCAGCACGTGGCATTAAGTTTCTTTCGATTCGTAACGTCGGCTTGGACAACATTGATTTGCAGGGTGCTCAGGCAGCAGGGGTTCGTGTCAGCAACGTTCCTGCATACTCACCCAGCGCCATTGCGGAATTTGCAGTGACGATGGTGATGCACCTGGCCCGTAACCTCGGACAGGTTGAGCAGCACTTGGCCAATAACGATTACAATGGCGCGATGCACTACATGGGTCGCGAAATTGGTCAGTCGACCGTCGGGGTTGTCGGTACTGGCCGGATTGGTCGGGCGGCAATTCAGATTTTCCGTGGCTTTGGGGCAAAGGTTATTGCGTATGACCCATATCCTGTGAAGAACAGCGACATCGACTACGTTACGGTTGATGAGCTCCTTGCGCAGAGTGACATCATTGACCTGCACGTGCCAGGTCTGCCTGAAAATACCCACATGATTGATGCCGCAGCTTTTGACAAGATGAAGGATGGGGTCATCATCGTCAACACCGCCAGGGGTAACTTGATTGATACCAAGGCGTTACTTGCTGCGCTGCGGAGCGGCAAGGTGGCTGGTGCTGGGATTGATACCTTTGAGTATGAGGAGCAGGACCTGCTGAACCTGGAAAAGGAAGGCAGCTTTAACGATCCAATTTGGGATGAAATGCTGAAGATGCCGAACGTGGTACTCAGCCCCCACATTGCTTACTTTACGGCAACGGCGGTACGCAACATGGTTGAATTCTCCTTAGCCAATTTGACCAGCTTTATCAACGACGGCACGGCGAAGAACGAAGTCGCCTACAAATAG
- a CDS encoding methylated-DNA--[protein]-cysteine S-methyltransferase — MSYQYEFVDTNMGRFLLMSRADRLVYVGGPQSQLEDAREMLHLTDDAQFEANALAPGLVASFRTLLTGETTPMDPCLYAVHGTDFQQTVYEQLRAVPFGETRTYSQLAEAIGRPNSVRAVAHAVAQNPLLIVQPCHRIVPKAGGIGQYSGGRDLKRKLLDFEAGKCVDLPM, encoded by the coding sequence ATGAGCTATCAATACGAATTTGTTGACACGAATATGGGACGTTTTTTGTTAATGTCACGGGCTGATCGACTGGTTTATGTAGGCGGGCCGCAAAGTCAGTTGGAGGATGCGCGGGAGATGTTGCACCTCACAGATGACGCGCAGTTTGAAGCAAACGCATTGGCCCCTGGGCTAGTTGCATCATTTAGGACTTTGCTGACTGGGGAGACGACGCCAATGGACCCGTGTCTATACGCGGTGCATGGGACTGATTTTCAGCAGACCGTTTATGAACAGTTACGTGCTGTACCATTTGGCGAGACGCGCACATATTCGCAGTTAGCGGAAGCAATCGGACGCCCAAATTCAGTGCGAGCTGTCGCGCACGCAGTGGCTCAAAATCCATTACTGATTGTGCAACCCTGCCATCGAATCGTCCCCAAAGCGGGAGGCATCGGCCAGTACAGCGGCGGCCGTGATTTAAAACGAAAACTACTGGATTTTGAAGCGGGTAAGTGTGTAGACTTACCTATGTAA
- a CDS encoding D-alanine--D-alanine ligase family protein — protein sequence MKICVLAGGRSTERNVSLSSGTRITTALRAKGHQATLVDLFLGYDLKANEDVNDVFKDANIPDNLAISDAVLTDDDINALRQDGSTQLFGPNVLAIAQAADIVFLALHGGDGENGKVQAYLDLNNIRYTGSGALASGITMNKVISKKIFLESDIPTAAFKEVLRINGAHQTMPFGFPMIVKPTSGGSSVGMTIAQNQDELEAGLKEAFRFDPSAIVEEYITGREFSLGVVNGHALPAIEIKVHDGWYDFKHKFQPGHTDFVTPPELDEPTHQRMQAIAVRTLEVLELQNYGRVDFLLDKDNNIYVIEANNLPGMTPLSLLPQEAEADGTSYEDLVESIVNGKMSLYDQHLAN from the coding sequence ATGAAGATTTGCGTACTCGCAGGCGGCCGGAGCACTGAGCGTAACGTGTCCCTTTCATCAGGCACACGCATTACCACTGCTCTGCGCGCCAAGGGTCACCAGGCAACGCTCGTCGATTTGTTCCTCGGCTACGACCTCAAAGCTAATGAAGATGTTAACGACGTATTTAAAGACGCCAACATTCCAGATAACCTCGCCATCAGTGACGCTGTTCTGACTGACGACGACATCAATGCCCTGCGTCAAGACGGCAGCACCCAGCTATTTGGCCCAAACGTTCTCGCCATTGCACAAGCAGCCGACATCGTGTTCCTTGCCCTGCACGGCGGCGACGGTGAAAACGGGAAGGTTCAGGCTTACTTGGATCTGAACAACATTCGCTATACCGGTAGTGGCGCCCTTGCTTCTGGTATCACCATGAACAAGGTCATCAGTAAGAAGATTTTCCTTGAAAGCGACATTCCAACTGCCGCCTTCAAGGAAGTGTTACGTATTAACGGTGCCCACCAGACGATGCCATTTGGTTTCCCAATGATTGTGAAGCCAACTAGTGGTGGCTCCTCTGTCGGTATGACCATTGCCCAAAATCAGGATGAACTCGAAGCCGGACTGAAAGAGGCGTTCCGTTTCGATCCATCCGCAATCGTTGAAGAATATATCACTGGCCGCGAATTTTCCCTCGGTGTCGTGAATGGGCATGCCCTGCCCGCCATCGAAATCAAGGTCCATGACGGTTGGTACGACTTCAAGCATAAGTTCCAGCCCGGTCACACTGATTTTGTGACCCCGCCAGAACTCGATGAACCTACCCACCAGCGCATGCAGGCTATCGCGGTGCGCACACTCGAAGTGCTCGAACTGCAAAACTACGGCCGTGTCGACTTCTTGCTCGATAAGGACAACAACATTTACGTCATCGAGGCCAACAACCTGCCTGGCATGACACCACTGAGTTTGCTGCCTCAGGAAGCTGAAGCAGACGGCACCAGCTACGAGGATTTGGTTGAATCCATCGTGAACGGCAAAATGAGTCTGTACGACCAGCATCTCGCAAATTAA
- a CDS encoding GNAT family N-acetyltransferase, whose protein sequence is MAVKLAPARPEMAADVYAVVDGSRESISRWLPWAASMLSVADERAFLTSMAAAALERRTFMFIIDVDGTKAGAIDLHNIDFPNHHAEIGYFLGEPWRGRGVMATALDQIEQYAFGELSLNKLTILAATGNTGSRHVAERAGYKLEGVQREEILNLHGDYQDAARYSKLKREA, encoded by the coding sequence ATGGCAGTCAAACTTGCACCCGCCCGGCCGGAGATGGCCGCTGACGTTTACGCAGTTGTCGATGGTAGCCGAGAGTCCATTTCTCGCTGGCTCCCCTGGGCGGCGAGCATGCTCAGCGTCGCTGACGAACGCGCCTTTCTCACTAGCATGGCGGCCGCGGCGCTAGAACGGCGTACCTTCATGTTCATCATCGACGTCGACGGGACGAAGGCCGGGGCCATCGACCTACACAACATCGACTTCCCCAACCATCACGCCGAGATTGGCTATTTTCTCGGTGAACCATGGCGGGGTCGCGGTGTCATGGCAACTGCGCTCGACCAGATCGAACAATACGCATTCGGCGAACTTTCACTGAACAAGCTGACTATCCTCGCAGCGACTGGTAATACCGGGAGCCGCCACGTTGCCGAGCGCGCCGGCTACAAGTTAGAGGGCGTCCAGCGTGAAGAAATCCTCAACTTGCATGGTGATTATCAAGACGCCGCGCGCTATTCTAAATTAAAACGAGAAGCTTAA
- a CDS encoding GMP reductase — MQIFDYEDIQLIPNKCIVKSRSEVDTSIKFGPRTFKIPVVPANMQTIIDEPLAIWLAENDYFYIMHRFTPETRLGFVRDMQDRGLYASISVGVKPEEFQFVEDLAAAKLTPEYMTIDIAHGHSDIVVEMIKHIKRLLPGTFLIAGNVGTPEGVRELENAGADATKVGIGPGKVCITKIKTGFGTGGWQLAALRWCAKAASKPIIADGGIRTHGDIAKSVRFGADMCMIGSLFAGHEETPGKKVKKDGKLYQEYYGSASAYQKNSHHNVEGKKILIPVKGKIGDTLNEMKEDLQSAVSYAGGRNLMGLRKVDYVIVKNSIFNGDQELY; from the coding sequence ATGCAGATTTTTGATTATGAAGATATACAGCTCATTCCGAACAAATGCATCGTTAAAAGCCGTTCGGAAGTCGATACGAGTATCAAATTCGGCCCCCGGACTTTCAAAATTCCGGTTGTCCCTGCGAATATGCAGACGATTATTGACGAACCCCTCGCAATTTGGCTAGCAGAGAATGATTACTTCTATATCATGCACCGGTTCACGCCGGAAACACGATTGGGCTTTGTCCGTGACATGCAGGACCGCGGGCTCTACGCCTCAATTTCGGTCGGGGTTAAACCCGAGGAGTTCCAGTTTGTTGAAGATTTGGCGGCCGCTAAGCTGACTCCAGAGTACATGACTATTGATATCGCACACGGACACTCCGATATTGTGGTCGAGATGATTAAGCACATCAAACGCCTGCTGCCTGGAACTTTCCTGATTGCCGGTAACGTTGGGACGCCAGAAGGGGTGCGCGAGCTCGAGAATGCGGGTGCTGACGCGACGAAGGTTGGTATCGGTCCGGGGAAGGTCTGCATCACCAAGATTAAAACCGGTTTTGGGACCGGCGGCTGGCAACTTGCCGCGCTGCGCTGGTGTGCCAAGGCCGCCAGCAAGCCGATTATTGCCGATGGGGGCATTCGGACGCACGGTGACATCGCCAAGTCGGTGCGATTTGGCGCCGACATGTGCATGATCGGCTCCTTGTTTGCTGGACATGAGGAAACACCCGGCAAGAAGGTTAAGAAAGATGGCAAGCTGTACCAGGAATACTATGGTTCGGCTTCCGCATACCAGAAGAATAGTCATCACAATGTTGAAGGCAAAAAGATCTTGATTCCAGTCAAAGGGAAAATTGGTGATACCCTGAATGAGATGAAGGAAGATTTGCAGAGCGCTGTGTCGTACGCGGGTGGCCGCAACTTGATGGGCCTGCGCAAGGTCGACTATGTGATTGTGAAAAACTCTATTTTCAATGGTGATCAGGAATTGTACTAA
- a CDS encoding GNAT family N-acetyltransferase yields the protein MKIRAMIPTDRPQLRRLYLHTRQQTFTWEDPADMRLQDFDQDTAGELVLCATNDKHIIGFVTIWRDDDFIHCLFVDPNHQGKGIGQSLLNCALSHMKRPASLKCVAKNGSALSFYEHNGWQRTTINTDNEPYWNMIFA from the coding sequence GTGAAAATCCGTGCCATGATTCCCACTGACCGTCCCCAATTACGGAGACTTTACTTACATACCCGGCAACAAACTTTCACTTGGGAAGACCCTGCCGATATGCGCCTACAAGATTTTGATCAGGATACTGCCGGCGAACTTGTTTTGTGCGCAACAAATGACAAACACATTATAGGTTTTGTCACAATATGGCGGGATGATGACTTCATTCACTGCCTGTTTGTTGACCCAAATCACCAGGGCAAAGGCATTGGTCAATCGCTTTTAAATTGTGCATTATCGCACATGAAACGTCCTGCTAGCTTAAAGTGTGTTGCCAAGAACGGTTCAGCTTTGTCATTTTATGAACATAATGGTTGGCAACGGACAACTATTAACACTGATAACGAACCCTATTGGAACATGATATTTGCCTGA
- a CDS encoding BlaI/MecI/CopY family transcriptional regulator — protein MPEKIKLTRREEDMLKTLWASDEPMSARAVANSAGISMNTVQAVLRKLLRAGCIETAKIGYSGTVLTREYIATVSEEDYYATVLSPQAVKGLVEHFITNDATEDDLTEIEQAVKEARQ, from the coding sequence ATGCCAGAGAAGATTAAACTTACCCGCCGTGAAGAGGACATGCTGAAGACCTTATGGGCCAGCGACGAACCAATGTCAGCGCGAGCAGTTGCCAACTCTGCCGGCATTAGCATGAACACTGTCCAAGCTGTTCTACGCAAATTGCTACGGGCGGGTTGCATCGAAACCGCCAAGATTGGCTACAGCGGCACCGTTCTCACGCGCGAGTACATCGCGACGGTTAGCGAAGAAGACTACTACGCGACGGTCCTCTCCCCCCAAGCAGTCAAGGGATTGGTCGAGCATTTCATCACCAACGACGCTACCGAAGACGATCTGACCGAAATCGAACAGGCCGTCAAGGAAGCGCGTCAATAA
- the hxlB gene encoding 6-phospho-3-hexuloisomerase, whose protein sequence is MSVKKGLLAILDELEGFAYQVDDEQFGDLVSRMVQARHIYLAGAGRSGVAIRAFANRLMQLGMSVSVVGDITSPHTEPNDLLIIGSGSGETASLVTLADKTIGKGVKLALITMDAQSRIAKEADTVVVLPGVSPKVGHEQTGVKSIQPMGAAFEQLMFLTCDALVLELMPLLHETSDSMFKRHADLE, encoded by the coding sequence ATGAGCGTTAAAAAAGGTTTGCTGGCGATTTTGGACGAGCTCGAGGGCTTTGCTTACCAGGTCGACGATGAACAATTTGGCGATTTGGTTTCGCGGATGGTGCAGGCCCGGCACATCTACTTGGCAGGCGCCGGTCGGTCTGGCGTTGCCATCCGGGCGTTTGCCAACCGGCTGATGCAGCTGGGGATGTCCGTGAGCGTCGTCGGCGACATCACGAGCCCGCACACCGAGCCAAATGACCTGCTGATCATTGGGTCAGGATCCGGTGAAACGGCGAGCCTGGTTACGCTGGCAGATAAGACGATTGGTAAGGGCGTGAAACTCGCACTGATTACCATGGACGCTCAGTCGCGGATTGCCAAGGAGGCGGACACGGTGGTCGTATTGCCAGGGGTTTCGCCCAAGGTTGGTCACGAGCAAACGGGTGTTAAAAGCATCCAGCCAATGGGAGCCGCGTTTGAGCAGCTCATGTTCTTGACCTGTGATGCGTTGGTGCTTGAGCTGATGCCACTTCTGCACGAGACTTCGGACAGTATGTTTAAACGGCACGCCGATTTGGAATAG
- the hxlA gene encoding 3-hexulose-6-phosphate synthase, giving the protein MTAKLEVALDAITLNNAVTLISKIQNDIDIIEVGTPMMMAYGMDAVRTFVKQFPQLEVLCDTKIMDAGAYEAQLALSAGADYVTLLALSDDITIKEVTDAAHNAGSLVMVDMINDRDPQRVATLQAIGADIVAVHTGVDAQSAGRTPLDDLRELRPLATEAQVAVAGGIKADTVASYLVDEPDIVIVGGGILNAKDPVAAAAAIHRQIIGGAR; this is encoded by the coding sequence ATGACAGCGAAACTTGAGGTCGCCCTGGACGCGATTACGCTAAACAACGCGGTGACTTTGATTAGTAAGATTCAGAACGACATCGATATCATCGAGGTGGGAACACCCATGATGATGGCATACGGCATGGATGCGGTGCGGACGTTTGTTAAGCAGTTTCCGCAGCTAGAGGTACTCTGCGATACGAAGATAATGGACGCCGGCGCGTATGAAGCGCAACTGGCATTGTCTGCCGGTGCCGATTACGTCACCTTGCTGGCATTGTCGGATGACATCACGATTAAGGAAGTCACGGACGCCGCGCATAATGCCGGTAGTTTAGTCATGGTTGACATGATTAACGACCGCGACCCGCAGCGTGTGGCCACTCTGCAGGCAATTGGCGCCGACATCGTTGCGGTACACACTGGCGTGGACGCGCAGAGCGCCGGACGCACACCACTCGACGACCTGCGTGAGTTGCGGCCGCTCGCAACTGAGGCGCAGGTGGCCGTGGCTGGCGGAATCAAGGCTGATACCGTTGCATCCTATCTGGTCGATGAGCCCGACATTGTCATTGTTGGCGGCGGCATCCTGAACGCAAAGGATCCGGTTGCGGCCGCCGCTGCCATTCACCGTCAGATTATTGGAGGTGCACGATGA
- a CDS encoding DUF202 domain-containing protein, with product MTIDEMREGYEKEVAYQKHMLRNLGYWFQLFTIISGCGLVLIYFFHGKTLWLTIMGWVFFVIGGLGMFMFGYTGWRGQKNVQAVVADYEAKINHLQKQARKAVK from the coding sequence ATGACTATCGATGAAATGCGCGAGGGATACGAAAAAGAGGTTGCGTACCAGAAGCACATGCTGCGCAACCTGGGTTACTGGTTCCAGCTGTTCACTATCATCAGCGGCTGCGGACTGGTGCTCATCTACTTCTTTCACGGCAAGACATTATGGCTAACCATTATGGGCTGGGTGTTCTTCGTCATCGGCGGACTCGGTATGTTCATGTTTGGCTACACCGGTTGGCGTGGTCAAAAGAATGTGCAGGCAGTCGTCGCAGATTACGAAGCGAAGATTAATCACCTGCAAAAACAGGCCCGGAAAGCTGTTAAGTAG
- a CDS encoding PTS system mannose/fructose/sorbose family transporter subunit IID, with protein sequence MADVKVTPKLDNKTLTKSFHRWFWGALTCFSQEHMQTFGYMASMLPILRKLYPNHDDQVKAIQAYTAFFNTNPMLGTVIVGVTASMEEARADGKAIDGETINDMRAGLMGPIAGIGDSLIDGTLIPILLGIALGMSTGGSPIGAVFYIVAWVAIAYFGQRFLYFRGYKFGDQAVSFLVGKQGAAVRTAIGVVGSMVVGGVLASWVNVTTSLQLRGADGKVFLNLQQKLDSIFPGILTVAITMLCWWLMSKRHISAIWTMLILVVLSFVGVLLGVFNPGLKY encoded by the coding sequence ATGGCTGATGTAAAAGTAACTCCAAAACTTGATAATAAAACACTGACCAAGTCCTTCCACCGCTGGTTCTGGGGCGCGCTGACTTGCTTCTCGCAAGAGCACATGCAGACGTTTGGTTACATGGCTTCCATGCTGCCAATCCTGCGCAAGCTGTACCCGAACCACGATGACCAGGTTAAGGCCATTCAGGCGTACACCGCATTCTTCAACACAAACCCAATGCTTGGGACTGTGATTGTCGGTGTCACCGCGTCAATGGAAGAAGCCCGTGCTGACGGGAAAGCCATTGACGGTGAAACCATTAACGATATGCGTGCCGGCCTGATGGGCCCTATCGCTGGTATCGGTGACTCATTGATTGATGGGACCTTGATTCCTATCCTCCTTGGGATTGCGCTGGGCATGTCTACCGGTGGCTCGCCAATTGGTGCCGTATTCTACATTGTTGCTTGGGTCGCCATTGCGTACTTCGGCCAGCGTTTCCTTTACTTCCGTGGTTACAAATTTGGTGATCAAGCCGTTAGTTTCCTAGTTGGTAAACAAGGTGCCGCTGTTCGTACCGCTATCGGGGTCGTTGGTAGCATGGTTGTTGGTGGTGTTCTTGCATCATGGGTTAACGTCACAACATCCCTGCAACTACGCGGTGCTGATGGCAAAGTCTTCCTGAACCTGCAGCAGAAGCTGGACAGTATCTTCCCTGGGATCCTGACCGTTGCAATCACCATGCTCTGCTGGTGGCTCATGTCCAAGCGTCACATTTCCGCTATCTGGACGATGCTGATCCTGGTTGTCCTTTCCTTCGTCGGTGTTCTGCTCGGCGTCTTCAACCCAGGTCTCAAGTACTAA
- a CDS encoding PTS mannose/fructose/sorbose/N-acetylgalactosamine transporter subunit IIC, whose translation MTISWFQAAIFGLFACLCSNSCMAGQAVGNYTIGRPLVGGLVCGLVMGDLKLGIACGVAMQLVYIALVTPGGTVSADVRAISYIGIPLAMVAVVSQGLNPLSGSAANLAKSIGTLVGTVGTVLFYAVAMMNLIWQSFGWKDVKEGKLNRLTAVNFGWPWLSHVVFSFLPTMILTHYGATAVTALRTALPMDGIAMKTLFTVGGMLPCVGIAILLRQIVNNMADFIPFFVGFTLCASLHLNLVSVTVISLLFAVIMYEIKMAQGSNGGSSNGPKAAAEASGSGGSDDDEEEDI comes from the coding sequence ATGACTATAAGTTGGTTTCAGGCAGCGATATTTGGACTATTCGCTTGCCTATGTTCTAACTCATGTATGGCCGGCCAAGCGGTAGGTAACTACACTATCGGGCGTCCACTTGTTGGTGGCTTGGTCTGCGGCCTGGTAATGGGTGATCTCAAACTTGGGATTGCCTGTGGTGTTGCGATGCAGCTGGTTTACATCGCCCTTGTTACACCAGGTGGTACTGTTTCCGCCGATGTTCGTGCCATTTCCTACATCGGTATTCCTCTGGCAATGGTTGCGGTCGTATCTCAGGGACTGAACCCACTTAGCGGCTCTGCTGCTAACCTGGCAAAGTCCATCGGTACCCTTGTTGGTACTGTTGGGACCGTCCTCTTCTACGCCGTTGCGATGATGAACCTGATTTGGCAATCATTCGGGTGGAAGGATGTTAAAGAAGGTAAGTTGAACCGCCTGACCGCCGTTAACTTCGGCTGGCCATGGCTCTCCCACGTGGTCTTCTCATTCCTGCCAACCATGATCTTGACTCACTACGGTGCGACTGCTGTTACAGCGCTTCGTACCGCTCTCCCAATGGATGGGATTGCAATGAAGACCCTGTTCACTGTCGGTGGCATGCTCCCATGTGTTGGTATTGCGATTCTGCTTCGTCAGATTGTCAACAACATGGCTGACTTCATCCCATTCTTTGTCGGCTTCACGCTTTGCGCTTCCCTCCATTTGAACCTTGTTTCCGTCACAGTTATCTCTCTTTTATTCGCGGTTATTATGTACGAAATTAAGATGGCTCAAGGCTCTAACGGTGGTTCCTCTAACGGACCTAAGGCGGCTGCAGAAGCAAGCGGCTCGGGTGGCTCAGATGATGATGAAGAGGAGGATATCTAG
- a CDS encoding PTS system mannose/fructose/N-acetylgalactosamine-transporter subunit IIB, translated as MSVSFVRVDDRMVHGLITTRWGKEYPCDGIIAVNDKAAENPILKEAYMAAADKKTFVWTMEHFLKVQDRVLSSDTKYFLITKNPQDMKHILVDEKFVPSDIKTVVVGPGNDRDGAIKLGDNQSFTQEEGDAFEAMQQAGYNVQFALLPDKKIGGWDKFKSRFGY; from the coding sequence ATGTCAGTATCATTTGTACGTGTTGATGATCGTATGGTTCACGGCTTGATTACCACCCGCTGGGGGAAAGAATACCCTTGCGATGGCATCATCGCCGTTAACGACAAGGCAGCTGAGAATCCAATTTTGAAGGAAGCCTACATGGCCGCTGCCGATAAGAAGACGTTTGTTTGGACCATGGAACATTTCCTCAAGGTTCAGGACCGCGTCTTAAGTTCCGATACCAAATATTTCCTCATCACCAAAAATCCGCAAGATATGAAGCACATTTTGGTTGATGAAAAATTCGTTCCTAGCGATATCAAGACCGTTGTTGTTGGTCCTGGTAATGATCGCGATGGGGCAATCAAGCTTGGCGACAATCAGTCCTTCACGCAAGAAGAAGGGGACGCCTTTGAAGCCATGCAGCAGGCGGGGTACAACGTTCAGTTTGCCCTCCTACCAGATAAGAAAATTGGGGGCTGGGACAAGTTCAAGTCTCGCTTCGGATATTAG
- a CDS encoding PTS sugar transporter subunit IIA, translated as MKYMLLVSHGDFSAGLKQTLSMFAGDAIDSVLTVGLKPDEAADTLETRFEATFASLPSDAEYVVLADIIGGSPLTTVCKVLANHGKLADTLVLGGVNFSMALTVLLSKDTMDNESLKAKALEEAGGAMKQFVVTTPTESDDDDI; from the coding sequence TTGAAATACATGCTATTGGTTAGTCACGGCGATTTTTCTGCGGGTTTGAAGCAAACGTTAAGTATGTTCGCGGGCGACGCCATTGATTCAGTTTTAACCGTTGGCCTAAAGCCTGACGAAGCAGCGGACACACTGGAGACTCGCTTTGAGGCAACTTTCGCTAGTTTGCCTAGCGATGCGGAGTATGTGGTTTTGGCTGACATCATTGGTGGCAGTCCATTGACTACCGTATGTAAGGTCTTAGCAAACCACGGTAAGTTGGCTGATACGTTGGTTCTCGGCGGCGTCAATTTTTCCATGGCGCTGACGGTCTTGCTTTCAAAGGACACCATGGATAATGAGTCCCTCAAGGCAAAAGCGTTGGAAGAAGCAGGCGGTGCAATGAAGCAGTTCGTTGTGACAACACCGACTGAGTCCGATGACGACGATATTTAG